The genomic stretch ATGAATGTCGGCGACATGTCGGTGACGTTCAAACTAAAGAAGAACGCGAAATTCCATGACGGCACGCCGGTCGCGGCGAAGGACGTCAAATGGTCGCTCGACCGAGCGGTCTCTGTCGGCGGTTTCCCGACCTTCCAGATGAGCGCGGGCTCGCTGACCAAGCCCGAGCAGTTCGTCATCGTCGACGACAACACGGTGCGGGTGGATTTTGCCAAGAAAGATCGCCTGACGATTCCCGATCTCGCGGTGATCGTGCCCTGCATCGTCAATTCGGAGCTGGTGAAGAAGAATGCTTCCGAAAAAGATCCCTGGGGCCTCGAGTATACAAAGCAGCAGACCGCGGGCTCCGGCGCCTACAAGGTGACAAAATGGACCGCCGGCACCGAAGTGATCATGGAGCGTAACGACGAGTGGGTCGGCGGTCCCTTGCCGAAGATCAGACGCGTGATCTGGCGCATGGTGCCGCAGGCCGGCAACCGCCGCGCGCTCCTGGAGCGCGGCGATGCCGATATCTCCTATGAGCTGCCGTACAGGGACTTCCAGGAGATGAAGGCCAACGGCAAGCTCGACGTGGTGTCGCTGCCGTTCTCCAACGGCATTCAGTACATCGGCATGAACGTGACCAAGCCGCCGTTCGATAATCCCAAAGTGCGTCAGGCGATGGCCTACGCGATGCCGTACCAGAAGATCATGGACGCGGTGCTGTTCGGTCTCGCCAATCCGATGTTCGGCGCGCCGGTCGGCAAGGCCACCGAAGTCGCGTGGCCGCAGCCGACCAAATACATGACCGACATGGCCAAGGCGAAGGCGCTGCTCACCGAGGCCGGTTACGCCGACGGCTTCGAGACCACGATCTCGTTCGATCTCGGATTCGCCGGGGTCAACGAGCCGCTGTGCGTACTGGTGCAGGAGAGCCTCGCCCAGCTCGGCATCAAGACCACGATCAACAAGGTGCCCGGCGCCAACTGGCGCACCGAGCTGAACAAGAAAGAAATGCCGCTCTACACCAACGTATTTTCGGGCTGGCTCGATTACCCCGAATACTTCTTCTACTGGTGCTATCACGGCAACAATTCCGTCTTCAACACCATGAGCTACAAGTCGCCGGAGATGGACAAGTTGATCGACGGCGCGCGCGCGGCAGCCGCAACCGGCGACATGTCGGCCTACGACGCCGACGTCAAAGGCTTTGTCGATCTCGCCTTCTCAGACATCCCGCGCATTCCGCTGTATCAGCCCTTCGTCAACGTCGCGATGCAGAAGAACATCTCGGGCTATCAATACTGGTTCCACCGTCGCCTCGACTATCGCGCGCTGGCCAAGGGGTAACCCGCCATGCTGACCATGATCGGCAAGCGGCTGATGTTTGCGATTCCGTCGCTGATCGGGGTCGTGATCGTGACGTTCCTGTTGACACGCGCGCTGCCCGGCGATCCCGCGGCGTATTTCGCAGGCCCCGCGGCGGGCAAGGAGGCGGTCGAGCAGATCCGCAAAAAACTCGGCCTCGACAAGCCGCTGATCGAGCAGTTCTTCCGCTACACCAATGATCTCGCGCATGGCGATTTCGGCAACTCGCTCACCACGGGTCAGCCGGTCGCGACCGAAATCCGCAACCGGCTGCCGGCCTCCGCCGAGCTGACGCTGCTCGGCCTCGTCGTCTCCATCGTGATCGCAATCCCGCTTGGCGTGCTCGCCGCGACGAGACCGGGTTCGTGGATCGACCATCTCTGCCGCGTCACCACCACTGCCGGCGTGTCGCTGCCGGTGTTCTTCACGGGGTTGGTGCTGGTCTACGTCTTCTATTTCCGGCTTGGCTGGTCGCCGGCGCCGCTCGGCCGGCTCGACGTGTTCTACAGCGCGCCGCCGACGGTGACCGGCTTCTATCTGATCGACACCCTGATCGCGCGCGATTTCGAGGCGTTTCGCTCCGCGCTCAGCCAGTTGATCCTGCCGGCGGTGACGCTCGCGGTGTTCTCGCTGGCGCCGATCGCGCGCATGACCCGCGCCTCGATGCTCGCGGTGCTGGCCTCGGACTTCGTGCGCACGGCGCGTGCAAGCGGGCTGTCGCCGGGCACCGTGATCGTCACCTATGCGTTCCGCAACGCGATGCTGCCGGTCATCACCACGCTCAGCATGGTGTTCTCGTTCCTGCTCGGCGCCAACGTGCTTGTCGAAAAAGTCTTCGCCTGGCCCGGCATCGGCTCCTATGCGGTGGAAGCGCTGATCTCGTCGGACTTCGCGCCGGTGCAGGGTTTTGTGCTGACCATGGCGGTCATGTATGTGCTGCTCAATCTGATGATCGACATTCTCTATGGCGTGATTGATCCCAGAGTGAGGCTCGAAGGGTAAGGGGCAAGAGCATGAGCACCGTCGCGCCTGCCGTTGAACCCGTCGGTCCCGCGCGCACCTCGGGACTATCAGCGATCTTCGAACACACCCGCTATGTGCTCGGCGAGAACCGCGTCACCGCCTTTGCGTTCGGGCTGCTGATCGTGATCGTGTTCGCGGCGCTGTTCGGCCCTTACGTCGTTCCCTACGATCCGCTCGCCAGCGATACCGCCGCGGCGCTGAAGTCACCGTCGGCGGCGCACTGGTTCGGCACCGATCAATTGGGCCGCGACATTTTCAGCCGCGTCATCGTGGCAACCCGCCTCGATAGCTTCATCGCGATGGCATCGGTGGTGCTGGTATTCCTGATGGGCGGCCTCGCCGGTATCGCGGCGGGCTATTTCGGCGGCTGGACCGATCGCATCGTCGGCCGCATCGCCGACACCATCATGGCGTTTCCGCTATTCGTGCTGGCGATGGGCATTGTCGCGGCACTCGGCAATACCGTGCAGAACATTATCATCGCCACCGCGATCGTGAATTTCCCGCTTTATGCCCGCGTCGCCCGCGCCGAGGCCAACGTTCGCCGCAATGCCGGCTTCGTGCAGGCGGCGCGGTTGTCGGGTAATGGCGAGTTCCGGATTCTGCTGGTGCATATCCTGCCGAACATCATGCCGATCATGATCGTGCAGATGTCGCTGACCATGGGCTACGCGATCCTCAACGCCGCCGGCCTGTCGTTCATCGGCCTCGGCGTCCGGCCGCCGACTGCCGAATGGGGCATCATGGTCGCCGAAGGCGCCGGCTTCATGGTGTCGGGCGAATGGTGGATCGCGCTGTTCCCGGGTCTCGCGCTGATGATCGCGGTGTTCTGCTTCAATTTGCTCGGCGATGGTCTGCGCGACATCGTCGATCCGCAGCGGAGGACGTGAGTAATGACAAAGGTGTCGAAGCGCCTCGGTCTCTTCACCTCGCCCCGCTTGCGGGGAGAGGTCGGATCGCTCTTGGCGATCCGGGTGAGGGGGGCCCTCCGCGTACTCTTCTCCCTCCTGAATACGCTGATAGAAGCCCCTCACCCCAACCCTCTCCCCGTAAGAACGGGGCGAGGGGGCGCACGTCGCTCGCGGAGGCATTGATATGACCGCGCAGCCACTGCTCGACGTCAACGATCTCACGGTGGAATTTGCGACCCGGCGCGGCATCGTCAAAGCCGTGCAGCACGTCAACATCACTGTGGCCAAGGGCGAGACGCTGGGCATCGTCGGCGAATCCGGCTCCGGCAAATCTGTCACCTCTTACGCCGTGATGCGGATCCTCGACCGCGCCGGCAAGATCGCCGAAGGCTCGGTGATGTTCTCCGGCATCGACGTCAGGGCCGCGACCGAGAACCAGATGCGCGATCTGCGCGGCCGCGAAATCTCGATGATCTTTCAGAACCCGCGCGCGGCGCTCAATCCGATCCGCAAAGTCGGCGACCAGATCGAGGACGTGCTGCGTCAGCACGTGCAGGCCGCGGCGAGCGATCGCGGCGAGAAGGCGATCGAGGCGCTCGAAGCGGTCAAGATCGCCCGTCCCCGCGAGCGCTATCACGCCTATCCCTTCGAATTGTCCGGCGGTATGTGCCAGCGCGTCGTGATCGCGCTGGCGCTGGCCTGCAATCCGCAGCTTCTGATCGCGGACGAGCCGACCACCGGCCTCGACGTCACCACGCAAAAAGCCGTGATGGACCTGATCGTCGAACTGACGAAGCGCCGGTCGATGTCGACCATCCTGATCACGCATGATCTGGGACTGGCTGCCGCCTATTGCGACCGCGTGATCGTGATGGAGAAGGGCCGCGTTGTCGAGACCGCGAAATCGGCCGATATTTTTGCCAACCCCGAACACGCCTATACCAGGAAGTTGATGCGCGCGACGCCGCGGCTCGGCGTTTCCTTGCGCGATCTATTGCCGGAGGAAGAGGTGGCGGCGCTGCCTGCAATCCCGCCCCGCCCATCATCCGTCATGGCCGGGCATAGCCGTCTGAAGGACGGCGTCGCTTCCGCTCGCCTATGCCCGGCCATCCATCCTTCCTCGCAAGACTCTTCCCCAAGTGCGATCGACCCCCGGGTCAAGCCCGGGGGTGACGAAAATGCAAAACCGCTGCTTCTGGTCGAAAAACTGGTCAAGGAATATCCGCGCCAGGGCGCGACCGCCACGCTGGGCAAATTGTTCGGCCGCAAGCCGCCGGTCGAGGCCGAGCAGTTCCGTGCGGTCGACGGCATCAGCTTTTCCGTCGGCCATGGCGAGAGCGTCGGTTTGGTCGGCGAATCCGGCTGCGGCAAATCGACCACGTCGATGATGGTGATGCGGCTGTTGGACCAGACCTCGGGCCGCATCATGTTCGACGGCGACGAGATCGGCGGCATCCTGCCCAATGCCTTTGCGCGGCTTCCGTTGCGCAAGAGCATCCAGATGGTGTTCCAGGATCCGACCGACAGCCTCAATCCCCGCTTTACCGCCGCGCGCGCCATCGTCGATCCGATCATGCAACTCGGCGACATCAGGGGACGTGACGCGCTGCGCGCCCGCTGCGAGGAACTCGCCGGCCTCGTCGGGCTTCCGGTCAACCTGCTGGACCGGTTCCCGCATCAATTATCCGGTGGACAAAAGGCCCGCGTCGGCATCGCGCGGGCGATCGCGCTGTATCCAAAGCTGGTCATCCTCGACGAGCCGACCGCGGCGCTCGACGTTTCCGTGCAGGCGGTGGTGCTCAATCTGCTGCAGGACCTCAAGGCGTCGATGGGCATGAGCTATCTGTTCGTGTCGCATGATTTGAACGTAGTGCGTTTGTTGTGTGATCGCGTCATCGTGATGCGGGCGGGTCGAATCGTCGAACAAGGTCCGTCCGAACAGGTCTTGGGTAATCCGCAGGATGCCTATACAAAGGAGCTGCTGACGGCGATCCCGCATCCGCCGTTGCCGGTGCACTAGAGCATGATCCGGAAAAGTGGATACCGGTTTTCCCACAAGATCATGCTCAAACAAGAAGTTTGATTGGGAGAGTGATGGCAGCCGATCCGCTGGATGAATATATCGACGCCGTCTCGAAGGCGCTGGCGCTACCGGTCGAGGAGGCCTGGCGGCCGGCGGTCAAGGCCAATCTCCAGGTGTCGCTGAGGCTGGCGCGGCTGGTCGATGAATTTGCATTGCCCGACGAAACCGAGCCGGCCAGTGTCTATACAGCCTGACATCGCGATGACCGAAAAACCCGAGGCATTGTCGGCCGCTGAAACCGCGCAAGCGGTCGGAAGCGGCAAGCTGTCGGCACTCGCCGCGACCGAAGCGGCGCTGGCGCGGATCGCCAGGCATGACTCCGTTCTTAATTCCTTCACCGACGTCACCGCCGATCGCGCCCGCGCCAAAGCGCGCGCCGTCGATGCTGCGATCGCGGCGGGGGAGAAAGTCGGCCCGCTCGCCGGTGTACCATTCGCGGTGAAAAACCTGTTCGACGTGCAGGGATTGCCGACTCGCGCCGGATCGAAGATCAACCGCGACCTCAAGCCTTCATCGCGTGACGCAACGCTGATCGAGCGTTTGGAAGCGGCAGGGGCCGTGCTGGTCGGCGCGCTCAACATGGGCGAATACGCTTACGACTTCACCGGCGAGAATGTGCATGACGGCCCGTCACGCAATCCGCACGATCCGACGCGGATGACCGGTGGCTCTTCCGGCGGTTCCGGCAGCGCGGTCGGTGGCGCCCTGGTGCCGCTGGCGCTCGGGTCCGACACCAATGGCTCGATCCGGGTGCCGTCGTCGTTCTGCGGCATCTTTGGCTTGAAACCGACTTACGGCCGGCTGTCGCGCGCAAGGTCGTTTCCGTTTGTCGCAAGTTTTGACCATCTCGGCCCGTTCGCGCGCCATGTCGGCGATCTCGCGCTGGCCTATGATGCGATGCAGGGACCCGACGCCGCCGACGCGGCCTGTACGACGCGGCCGGTCGAACAGGTCGCGCCATTGCTGGCGCAGGACATCGGGAGCCTGCGGGTCGCGATCGCCGGCGGCTATTTTCAGCAGAACGTTTTTCCGGAAGCCGTCGAGGCCGTCGCCCGCGTCGCTAAGGCGCTTGGCGCCACGCGGATCGTTGAAATCCCCGAAGCCGCACGCGCCCGCGCCGCAGCCTATGTCATCTCCACCACCGAAGGCGCTTCGCTGCATCTCGACCGCCTGCGCAAGCGACCGAACGATTTCGATCCGGCGGTGCGTGACAGATTGATCGCAGGCGCCATGGTTCCCGCGCCACTGGTCGATCGCGCCCAAAAATTCCGGCGCTGGTACCGCGCCCAGGTGCTGGAGCTGTTCAAGTCGGTTGACGTGATCATCGCGCCGGCCACGCCCTGCGTCGCGCCAAAACTTGGACAGGTGAATTTCGTGCTCGATGGCGTCGAATTGCCGGTGCGCGCCAATATCGGCATTCACACCCAGCCGATCTCCTTCATCGGCCTGCCCGTGGTCGCGGTGCCGGTGCCGCTGGAGCCGATGCCGATCGGCGTCCAGATCATCGCCGCACCCTGGCGGGAAGACATCGCGTTGCGCGTGGCTTACGCGCTGGAGCGCATGGGCGTCGCCGCGGCACCTTCGCCGAGAGGATTATAGAGAAATGGAAATCGATCTGCCCGACGTACTGGCCGAAGTGACCGCGCAGTTCGCGCGTTACGAGAAGGCGCTGGTGTCGAACGACGTCGCCGTGCTCGACGAACTGTTCCGCAAGGATTCGCGCACGCTGCGCTACGGCATCGGCGAAAATCTCTACGGCTATGACGCGATCATGGCATTTCGCGCGGCACGTTCGCCCGTGGGGCTGATGCGCAAGACCGACAAGACCGTCATCACCAGCTATGGCCGCGATACGGCGGTGGCTTCCACGCTGTTCCGTCGCGACGGCGCGCCGGGCCGGGTGGGGCGGCAGATGCAGACCTGGATGCGGTTTCCGGAGGGCTGGAGAATCGTCGCCGCCCATGTCAGCATCATCGATGAACCGAAGGATCCGAAGGCATGAGTCTGGACGATCTTCCGACGCAAGCGTCTCCGCCGTCAGGCTCCGAACCCGAAGTCGTGGTTCGGCGCGTCGATCGCGCGTCGCCGCAACCGGACAAGATCACCCGCGCCGAGGAATTGCGGCTGCAACTCGCCGACGAGATCGTGCGCGGCGCGCTGGCTCCGGGGGCCGCCCTTGACGAGACCGACATTGCCAAACGTTTCAACGTCTCGCGCACGCCGGTGCGCGAGGCGCTGCGCCAGTTGGCGGCGAGCGGCCTGGTCGATGCCCGCGCCCATCGCGGCGCGGTGGTGGCGCGGCCCTCGATCGAGCGGCTGACCGGCATGTTCGAGGCGATGGCGGAGCTGGAGGCGATGTGCGCAGGCCTCGCCGCCGAACGGATGTCGCCCGCGGATCGCCACGGCCTGGAAGCGATCCATGAGGAATTGCGGGTGCTGAGCTACACCGGCAATCCCGACCGCTTTCACGAGGTCAATGAGCGCTTTCATAACGCGATCTATGCCGGTTCGCAGAATGGCTATA from Bradyrhizobium sp. Ash2021 encodes the following:
- a CDS encoding ABC transporter substrate-binding protein, with amino-acid sequence MKRRDFLKSVSGLAAAGAMTPAPAIWSAAKADARSETLLIVSEGGPNNLDIHGVGTNVPGYEVSWNCYDRLISHEMKSGPGGVPYYDRDKFKPELAEDMNVGDMSVTFKLKKNAKFHDGTPVAAKDVKWSLDRAVSVGGFPTFQMSAGSLTKPEQFVIVDDNTVRVDFAKKDRLTIPDLAVIVPCIVNSELVKKNASEKDPWGLEYTKQQTAGSGAYKVTKWTAGTEVIMERNDEWVGGPLPKIRRVIWRMVPQAGNRRALLERGDADISYELPYRDFQEMKANGKLDVVSLPFSNGIQYIGMNVTKPPFDNPKVRQAMAYAMPYQKIMDAVLFGLANPMFGAPVGKATEVAWPQPTKYMTDMAKAKALLTEAGYADGFETTISFDLGFAGVNEPLCVLVQESLAQLGIKTTINKVPGANWRTELNKKEMPLYTNVFSGWLDYPEYFFYWCYHGNNSVFNTMSYKSPEMDKLIDGARAAAATGDMSAYDADVKGFVDLAFSDIPRIPLYQPFVNVAMQKNISGYQYWFHRRLDYRALAKG
- a CDS encoding ABC transporter permease; this encodes MLTMIGKRLMFAIPSLIGVVIVTFLLTRALPGDPAAYFAGPAAGKEAVEQIRKKLGLDKPLIEQFFRYTNDLAHGDFGNSLTTGQPVATEIRNRLPASAELTLLGLVVSIVIAIPLGVLAATRPGSWIDHLCRVTTTAGVSLPVFFTGLVLVYVFYFRLGWSPAPLGRLDVFYSAPPTVTGFYLIDTLIARDFEAFRSALSQLILPAVTLAVFSLAPIARMTRASMLAVLASDFVRTARASGLSPGTVIVTYAFRNAMLPVITTLSMVFSFLLGANVLVEKVFAWPGIGSYAVEALISSDFAPVQGFVLTMAVMYVLLNLMIDILYGVIDPRVRLEG
- a CDS encoding ABC transporter permease; translation: MSTVAPAVEPVGPARTSGLSAIFEHTRYVLGENRVTAFAFGLLIVIVFAALFGPYVVPYDPLASDTAAALKSPSAAHWFGTDQLGRDIFSRVIVATRLDSFIAMASVVLVFLMGGLAGIAAGYFGGWTDRIVGRIADTIMAFPLFVLAMGIVAALGNTVQNIIIATAIVNFPLYARVARAEANVRRNAGFVQAARLSGNGEFRILLVHILPNIMPIMIVQMSLTMGYAILNAAGLSFIGLGVRPPTAEWGIMVAEGAGFMVSGEWWIALFPGLALMIAVFCFNLLGDGLRDIVDPQRRT
- a CDS encoding ABC transporter ATP-binding protein, which produces MTAQPLLDVNDLTVEFATRRGIVKAVQHVNITVAKGETLGIVGESGSGKSVTSYAVMRILDRAGKIAEGSVMFSGIDVRAATENQMRDLRGREISMIFQNPRAALNPIRKVGDQIEDVLRQHVQAAASDRGEKAIEALEAVKIARPRERYHAYPFELSGGMCQRVVIALALACNPQLLIADEPTTGLDVTTQKAVMDLIVELTKRRSMSTILITHDLGLAAAYCDRVIVMEKGRVVETAKSADIFANPEHAYTRKLMRATPRLGVSLRDLLPEEEVAALPAIPPRPSSVMAGHSRLKDGVASARLCPAIHPSSQDSSPSAIDPRVKPGGDENAKPLLLVEKLVKEYPRQGATATLGKLFGRKPPVEAEQFRAVDGISFSVGHGESVGLVGESGCGKSTTSMMVMRLLDQTSGRIMFDGDEIGGILPNAFARLPLRKSIQMVFQDPTDSLNPRFTAARAIVDPIMQLGDIRGRDALRARCEELAGLVGLPVNLLDRFPHQLSGGQKARVGIARAIALYPKLVILDEPTAALDVSVQAVVLNLLQDLKASMGMSYLFVSHDLNVVRLLCDRVIVMRAGRIVEQGPSEQVLGNPQDAYTKELLTAIPHPPLPVH
- a CDS encoding DUF4089 domain-containing protein, which gives rise to MAADPLDEYIDAVSKALALPVEEAWRPAVKANLQVSLRLARLVDEFALPDETEPASVYTA
- a CDS encoding AtzE family amidohydrolase, whose product is MTEKPEALSAAETAQAVGSGKLSALAATEAALARIARHDSVLNSFTDVTADRARAKARAVDAAIAAGEKVGPLAGVPFAVKNLFDVQGLPTRAGSKINRDLKPSSRDATLIERLEAAGAVLVGALNMGEYAYDFTGENVHDGPSRNPHDPTRMTGGSSGGSGSAVGGALVPLALGSDTNGSIRVPSSFCGIFGLKPTYGRLSRARSFPFVASFDHLGPFARHVGDLALAYDAMQGPDAADAACTTRPVEQVAPLLAQDIGSLRVAIAGGYFQQNVFPEAVEAVARVAKALGATRIVEIPEAARARAAAYVISTTEGASLHLDRLRKRPNDFDPAVRDRLIAGAMVPAPLVDRAQKFRRWYRAQVLELFKSVDVIIAPATPCVAPKLGQVNFVLDGVELPVRANIGIHTQPISFIGLPVVAVPVPLEPMPIGVQIIAAPWREDIALRVAYALERMGVAAAPSPRGL
- the hpxZ gene encoding oxalurate catabolism protein HpxZ → MEIDLPDVLAEVTAQFARYEKALVSNDVAVLDELFRKDSRTLRYGIGENLYGYDAIMAFRAARSPVGLMRKTDKTVITSYGRDTAVASTLFRRDGAPGRVGRQMQTWMRFPEGWRIVAAHVSIIDEPKDPKA
- a CDS encoding GntR family transcriptional regulator, which codes for MSLDDLPTQASPPSGSEPEVVVRRVDRASPQPDKITRAEELRLQLADEIVRGALAPGAALDETDIAKRFNVSRTPVREALRQLAASGLVDARAHRGAVVARPSIERLTGMFEAMAELEAMCAGLAAERMSPADRHGLEAIHEELRVLSYTGNPDRFHEVNERFHNAIYAGSQNGYIAEITLATRVRVQPFRRAQFRNLGRLAKSHAEHDRVVVAILRGDKTGAAAAMRAHIELVRGEYELYAVSV